In Geotalea uraniireducens, one genomic interval encodes:
- the nadD gene encoding nicotinate-nucleotide adenylyltransferase encodes MKTGILGGTFNPIHLAHLRIAEEVRDRFALDRVIFIPAAAPPHKPMVGELPFETRCEMVRLAIADAPAFTVSTIEGEREGPSYSIDTLRALRAEATGDEFFFIVGSDSFLDIGAWHEYAAIFAAGNIVVVERPGAAITDFTAALPVAIATQFCYHAAEHRLAHRSGYSVYYLTGIPLDISSSSIRSLARLNRSIRYLVPEAVEHYIKEQGIYTDDR; translated from the coding sequence ATGAAAACCGGTATTCTCGGCGGCACCTTCAACCCGATCCACCTGGCCCACCTCCGCATTGCCGAGGAGGTGAGGGACCGTTTCGCCCTCGACCGGGTGATCTTCATCCCAGCCGCGGCCCCTCCGCACAAGCCGATGGTGGGGGAACTGCCGTTCGAAACCCGGTGCGAGATGGTGCGCCTCGCCATCGCCGACGCTCCGGCCTTCACCGTCTCCACCATCGAAGGGGAACGGGAAGGGCCGTCGTACTCCATCGATACTCTGCGGGCGTTGCGCGCCGAGGCCACCGGCGACGAGTTCTTCTTCATCGTCGGCAGCGACTCGTTCCTCGACATCGGTGCCTGGCATGAATACGCCGCCATCTTCGCCGCCGGCAACATCGTCGTCGTCGAACGGCCGGGGGCAGCAATCACCGATTTCACGGCGGCGCTGCCGGTTGCCATCGCCACGCAGTTTTGCTATCATGCCGCCGAACATCGGCTGGCCCACCGCTCGGGATATTCGGTCTATTACCTGACCGGCATTCCCCTCGACATCTCTTCCAGCTCCATCCGCAGCCTCGCCCGTCTCAACCGATCGATCAGGTACCTGGTGCCGGAGGCGGTCGAACACTATATCAAAGAACAGGGGATTTATACTGATGACCGATAA
- a CDS encoding 23S rRNA (pseudouridine(1915)-N(3))-methyltransferase RlmH, with the protein MKLRVLWVGKTQEEWLKRGIDEYAGRIRRYAPLELAEAREEKGAAELALRSRECERLERLLPKNSRLILLDERGSQLTSPELAAFIGRQRDNAVPELAFAVGGAYGFSDAFRARADKVIALSRLTLTHQMVRVVLLEQLYRAFTILNGEPYHH; encoded by the coding sequence GTGAAGTTGCGGGTCCTCTGGGTCGGCAAGACCCAGGAGGAATGGCTGAAGCGGGGCATTGACGAATATGCGGGGAGGATCAGACGCTACGCCCCCCTGGAGCTGGCCGAGGCCCGGGAAGAGAAGGGAGCTGCCGAGCTGGCGCTGCGCAGCCGGGAGTGCGAGCGGCTGGAGCGGCTCCTGCCGAAGAACAGCCGCCTGATCCTGCTCGACGAGCGCGGCAGCCAGCTGACCTCGCCGGAACTGGCGGCTTTCATCGGCCGACAACGGGACAACGCCGTTCCCGAACTGGCATTTGCCGTCGGTGGCGCCTACGGTTTCAGCGACGCCTTTCGCGCCCGGGCCGACAAGGTCATCGCCCTCTCCCGACTGACCCTGACCCACCAGATGGTCCGGGTGGTGCTACTGGAGCAGCTCTATCGGGCATTCACCATTCTCAACGGCGAACCGTACCACCACTGA
- the rsfS gene encoding ribosome silencing factor, whose translation MTDKPTLTSRERAVQCARFALDKKALDVKVLEIGRLSSIADYLVLATGLSDKQTQAIADSVKKGLKKFGKAIDIEGLKEGNWIVIDYGDVIVHIFRDDLRRYYNLDELWAAALPVEIPAEYLWEGKEGGTE comes from the coding sequence ATGACCGATAAACCGACGCTCACCTCCCGGGAACGGGCCGTGCAATGCGCCAGATTCGCCCTCGACAAAAAGGCCCTCGACGTGAAGGTCCTGGAAATCGGCCGGCTCTCTTCGATCGCCGACTACCTGGTGCTGGCCACCGGCTTGTCGGACAAGCAGACCCAGGCCATCGCCGATTCGGTCAAGAAGGGGCTCAAGAAATTCGGCAAGGCCATCGACATCGAAGGGCTGAAGGAGGGCAACTGGATCGTCATCGATTACGGTGATGTGATCGTGCATATTTTCCGCGATGACCTGCGCCGCTACTACAATCTCGACGAGCTCTGGGCCGCGGCACTCCCCGTGGAAATTCCCGCCGAATACCTCTGGGAAGGAAAAGAGGGGGGCACCGAGTGA
- a CDS encoding glutamate-5-semialdehyde dehydrogenase has product MTIAEKIRTIASAARQAAIALAKLPTPAKNELLGNMAMALINNAPHLIEENRRDLEAGEKKGLSSAMLDRLMLNEVRIKAMADGLREVAALPDPVGEVTRMWKRPNELMVGKMRIPLGVIGIIYEARPNVTADAAALCLKAGNAVILRGGSEAIYSNLAIARILGGEIEKAGLPAAALSVIPFTEREAVLEMLRQEESIDLIIPRGGESLIRFVVEHSKIPVIKHYKGVCHVFVDASAEFTMAERIVVNGKTQRPGVCNALETLLIHKDIAETFIPRISETLGNLQVELRGDDCFRQFNPAATPATEEDWHAEYLDLILACRVVDDLDEAVAHINRYGSLHTEAIVTSDYAAAQRFIREVNSSTVLVNASTRFADGNQLGLGAEIGISTTKLHSFGPMGLEDLTTTKFIVYGDGQIRQ; this is encoded by the coding sequence ATGACCATCGCCGAAAAAATCCGCACGATCGCCAGTGCCGCCCGCCAGGCGGCGATTGCCCTGGCCAAGCTGCCGACGCCGGCCAAAAACGAGCTGCTCGGCAACATGGCCATGGCCCTGATCAACAACGCCCCGCACCTGATCGAAGAGAACCGCCGCGACCTTGAAGCGGGCGAGAAGAAGGGGTTGTCGTCGGCCATGCTCGACCGGCTGATGCTCAATGAGGTCCGGATCAAGGCAATGGCCGACGGCCTGCGCGAGGTGGCCGCCCTCCCCGACCCGGTGGGTGAAGTGACCAGAATGTGGAAGCGGCCCAACGAGCTGATGGTCGGCAAAATGCGCATCCCGCTCGGGGTGATCGGGATCATCTACGAAGCCCGTCCCAACGTTACCGCCGATGCAGCCGCCCTCTGCCTGAAAGCGGGCAATGCGGTGATCCTCCGCGGCGGCTCGGAGGCCATTTATTCCAACCTGGCCATCGCCCGGATTCTTGGCGGGGAGATCGAAAAAGCCGGCCTGCCGGCGGCGGCCCTGTCGGTCATCCCGTTCACCGAGCGGGAAGCGGTGCTGGAGATGCTCCGCCAGGAGGAATCGATCGACCTGATCATCCCCCGTGGCGGTGAAAGCCTGATCCGCTTCGTCGTCGAACACTCCAAGATCCCGGTCATCAAGCACTACAAAGGGGTCTGTCATGTCTTTGTCGACGCCAGCGCCGAGTTCACCATGGCCGAACGGATCGTGGTCAACGGCAAGACCCAGCGCCCCGGCGTCTGCAACGCCTTGGAAACGCTGCTCATCCACAAGGACATCGCCGAAACGTTCATCCCGCGGATCAGTGAAACCCTCGGCAATCTCCAGGTCGAACTGCGGGGCGACGACTGTTTCCGCCAGTTCAACCCGGCGGCGACCCCAGCCACCGAAGAGGACTGGCATGCCGAGTACCTCGATCTGATCCTCGCCTGCCGGGTGGTCGACGATCTGGACGAGGCGGTGGCCCACATCAACCGCTACGGCTCGCTGCACACCGAAGCGATCGTCACCAGCGACTATGCCGCGGCCCAGCGCTTCATCCGCGAAGTCAATTCCAGCACGGTCCTGGTCAACGCCTCGACCCGTTTTGCCGACGGCAACCAGTTGGGGCTCGGGGCCGAAATCGGCATTTCGACCACCAAGCTCCACTCTTTCGGCCCGATGGGCCTGGAAGACCTGACCACCACCAAGTTCATCGTCTACGGCGATGGCCAGATTAGACAGTAA